The nucleotide window tcaaggcaCAGCTCAGAacaggaagcggccgtgggacaggagaacagggcggcgcgatccgggacccggcgatggaaccggggaggtaagtgaccggcgcctTCTATATCTACTCCGGCCACAGACTAAAAAAAGTactagcccggagtacccttttaagagggaaggtttcttaaagggattgttttatACCAGACATTTCAAGATTttaggaaagaagaagaaaaaattttCCCAACTGGAGAGTCTCTTCAATCTACAAATCTGTTGGGTTCCCGTAACCCGTTCTATATGGTTAGTAGCGTTGGGCTGGAACCAATGAGGAGAGATTGTTGCAGTCAGACAGTGGGTTACTAGGTTAGATGTAGAAAGGacgggctgcccggatgatcgttAGATCGCCCAGGTGGTCCAATGAAGAGAGCAGTGgtctgctattacacggagcgatggtcagcagactgccgctatcggTATCGGGATTTTAGGTACTCTTTTAAATTAATGATCAGCCttctgatcgttgatttaaaagatGACCTATTACATGAAATTATTATTGTCCAGAAcggccggtaatcggccaagcatggcctgtAATCAATTAGTGTAATACAATGCTAAGAAGCACTCTATCCATTATCTCTTTATGCCTTCACTCCCCCACCAGGTATGCAGCAATGTCTTCCGTCTCTCCCTAGGTGTTcatggatacatgactgggaacCTGTTTGGCCATTGTATCCCCAGAATGTTATCTCTTACCCCCAGGAAACCATCCAGATTGAGGCCTAGGGGCATTTTCTTGACCCTTACCCATCTCTAGATACCATCACAATACGGGGTCTTTTACACACGCAGATAAATCTCTTAATCGCTTGTGTAGCGAACGACAAGTGattcttgtttttcttttaaacaataggCGCCTAGATGAGAAGATACAAGTGGTTGATACAATGGTAATTGCGTATACTGTGAGCGACGAGGGATTACACTGAGAGACGTCAGAACGATTATCAACCATTTTGAGGTCGGCTGAACAGATGCCATCAACCACATCCAAGCAACTTTTTTGTTTGCGGTTTGAtcattgctgcgtttacaccagaagattatcactTCAATCGGAATGATTTGACGACTTTTTGCACAATCATagtcccgtgtaaaaggcccttaagtctttacagtattaggccatgttcccactctgtaagggtatgtgcactctGAGTAATTTAGATGGAAAGTCCGTTGCATAATCCGTCCCTTGCGCCCGCTCGCGGATAGCGGCAGGCGCGCGCATCTCCATTcgcgtcatagactccattctatgcacgggattccttcctccgtccaaagaatgatcaagttcagtCTTCGGacagaggaaggaatccgcccgtgcatagaatcgagtctatgacacgggctgaTTACGTGGCAGACTTTCCgtctaaattactcagtgtgcacataccctaagagaccggccgttccatgcagtactgcagtaccggccggatgatctttactgccgctgaattcaccACTGCCCACAATAgagcgtgtggccagagctgcacgctccattgtgtgaactgacaaggttttctgcatgtcagtttcttgcggcgccgctagggatcccggccagagtgtttaccatggccaggattccctcagtattttattttacattttgccTATACACATGAAATAACGGTTTACCAAATTTTGTAAATGATATTTAAGGATATAGGTTTGTGTACGACCACCGATACAAGACTTGTGTCACCCAAAATATGTGATTGGCCAGGTTGTGTTTTCCCATCTCTGGTCAGCTGACTCAATCATTTGGCACACTGATTTAGCCTGGTATGTTACTGGTGGCATTGTTCATCCCACCACTGACTGATCAGCCGCATTGAGTTTGGGGATTGGTTTGGCCATTAGGAAATGATTAGGCAAGATTTCTAATGGTCTTATTTAGTGAAAAAGAGGTTTCTACTCTTCGGAGAGTTGTGTAGCAGCTGTATAACTGAGAGGAGAGCGTTCCATGCTATAATAAGGATTCTTGTTTCCTTTAGATTCCACCAGAGGTTATAGAAACCTTGGAAACTGGGATCCCTCTTGTTTGGTGTTTGGTGTGAAACAATAATTgtccgtacttggccgattacttgCTGTTCCGGacgataatcttttggtgtaatagttgatcgtggtctttcaatgtTGACAAATCGCGATCATGTCAGTGAAGGTCTGCTTCTTGTCACTCCATGTAACTGGAGCACCGGCAGCAGACgccaccactgacttcaatgggcagcccaggAATCTAAGGATTGTCCAGGCCGTCCCTCCTGCTGTTCCCCGTTTTTGAAGGACGACTGGCAAGTGACTTGACTTTTTCTGAAAGTTACAGCTATATATCCACTGTGATATTGTTAGGGATGTGATCTGACAGAACATGTATGTAACTGTGGCCCCACCTGGTGTCTCCGGACGCTTCTTTCTATAGTATGAGATAAAGGATATTTGTTATTTAAAGTCCTACTGCAGCCAACaaccccccaaaccgctggtaccatcTGTTTGAAGAGAgttctattacacgggctgatgaagGCCCGATCTATATTGTAAACTtgagctgatctgctagatcgccactcatttactgggcctattacatggcccaataatcatttagcaagggctgctccGACattattagcgatgtctgtgcagcccaaacagttaatactttacctgcccacgctccctGCCTTCTCCTGTGCTTGACACAATCTGTCTGAGctgaaaggctgctcagccaatcactgtccatggcggtcccggccagtgattggctgagcagcctgtcagcttagacaggctgctctgaagctgctgtgCGCGGTGTCGGAACGCATACAGAGAACACCGGCAGGGcggtattaacagctgctgctgccctaggcactaaacctaaagacgtCCCACCACAGGAttagtagattggtaggtaatagctccaggcatgaCATTTAACACCgccccaccagacctgaccaacaccgccatactgtgactggataacaccgccataccataccagacctgaccaataccaccatactgtaaatgaataacactgtcataccacacctgaccaataccgccatactgtgactggataacactgccataccacacctgaccaataccaccatactgtgactggataacaccactataccagacctgaccaataccgccatactgtgactggataacactgccacaccagaccttaccaataccaccatactgtgactggataacaccgccataccagacctgaccaataccgccatactgtgactggataacaccatcataccagacctgaccagaaccaccatactgtgactggataacactgccataccagacctgaccaataccaccatactgtgactggataacaccatcatgcCAGTCTCCCTCACTGTACTCTGCAATCATGccgttgccccctcccccccccccctggcaagTCAGAAAGGGAGGTAGGagactacaaaaaaataaaaaataaataaaaaaaagtttttttcttccccctgctccctggtgctgcccccctgcaaggtgctgccctaggcaccggaccacgggtgcctagtggtaaatacggccctgaaccCAGGGAGTGTGGGTagataatgtattaactgtttgggcaattgcAGCCGATGATTTTACTTCTGGGCCTAAAAAAACAATCAGCCAGTGAttgtttcattggttgatcattgtctctattacaaatCGTCCGAATTGGGTGAGGTGTGCATACTGaaatcactttaaagggaaccattcaccccgtggccccaggcagaagctgacatacagtgacataaaggtcaatatacttaccacatcgctcccggtcccgtcccggatcccgttgctGACACAGAGAAAttgctgattcttcttctcgcgcccattatggtaatgagccgagatgagtccaactTCCATAGGAAATGACGGacaagtccaacttattcatgaggtcctcttctcgtcgccgcccatccacgcctcctggaacttgattgacgtcttcagtcttcagtcttctgccgaattcccgtgcaggcgccgttgcgatggtctcgtcacctcttctgcgcctgcgcggtaaacaggatacgtgcgcGAGACAAtgggcgcacgcgcagtaaacagtgaagctgcggagcggcttcaattgtgaactgtgcATGCGCcaaaaacgaccgtcacggcgcctgcgcgggatccggcaagaagaaagaagacgaggaggaagaagacccggtgtcaatcaagtgtcggaggtggggagaaggctggacttcgggcccggcggcgctcattaccataatgggcgcgagaagaagaatcagagatttctccgtgtcaacaatgggatccgggacgggaccgggagcgatgtggtaagtatattgacctttatgtcactgtatgtcagtttctacctggggccacggggtgaatggttccctttaagtcatcgGCACTGCCCATCCAAAGGGTCGGTTTTTCCAGCTGGCGTTATCCAGGCCAGTTACCTGCACTTTATAGTATGAGATGTGATATTCTAGATGATTCTCTATAGGGGTCACTCAGGATCATCCAATGTGAATGAAGTTTCatcaaaaaacaacaaaaaagttttatttcCGGATAATTATAATTAAGTCAATTTAGAGGCTCCTGTTTCCATCTGACAGAACCTCATGATCTGACtagatgttatatacagtacttttcatataatatacataattgTACATTATACATACGCGGCAACATTATGGGGCTTACATAGATGAGACGTATGTACGGGGATCTGCCCAGTCTTTCTAGACTTCACATCCTTAAAGACATCTCGGGTACATACAAGTTCATGGATTTCCAGTGATGATCATAGAAGAGTGAGAAACATCATGTAGAACATCATGGTGAGGTGCACCGACCTTCAGGTGGAGCTGGATACAATGGTGGACTATCTGATGACAGTGCTTGTAGTGGTGATTATGTGGTTGGTTGAACTACAGAAAAAGCACAAGACCCAGGATGATCAGCATGGAATTGGCCATTGACCAAAGATTGGAATGGGCTCCACTGCGGACCAGACTTTGTGCTTTGGGCCTGGTAGAGTTACCACTTAGATCTCCGCTCTCCATGTAGTTGGGGTCATATGGACTATCACTAAGGCTGCTGTTCTCTAGATGTAATATTGGGTTAAGCTTCTTCACTGGGAGAACGCTCTTCAGTCCATTGTCGTTCTGCAGGGATGGCACATATGTCTGTATCCAGGACAGATAAGACTGGACTCGTGTATAGACACCAGGGCGGCTGGGCTTGGCACATCCCCAACCCCAGCTGATAATGCCAATCTGTATCCAGACACGGTTTACACTGCAGACCAGGGGTCCTCCGGAGTCGCCCTGTCAGGGAAATACAGGCTTGTGTTAAAAACACCTTGGACTGTGTAAGATTTTAGTTGGGATCACTGTTTATTTAAAAGTAGTAACATTATCACAAGATAAAACCCTCTTGATATAGAATATAAAATACGAGACAGAAGACACAGGTGAAGGTGACACCATGGAAGGGAACGTTCCTGGACTCACGTTCATGTATGGAGTCACTCTGATTACCCATAATCCCTAATTCATCCCACTTATCACTTGAGGCCCAAGTACCTCTAATTCCTTGTTAAAAGCCCCAGTCACGTATCCGTCACTAACCACACATTGTGCACATAGTATCCTCTATCTGCAGAATATATGATGGGTGAGGGATATGTGACTGGTTGGGGCTTTAAACAAGGAATTAGAGGTGCTTGGACCATAATAAAGTGGGATGATGAACAATCAGGGTGACTCCATGCATGCCCAACGTAATACCAAAGGAGTTTCCTTCCATGGTGGCACTTGTGATATTTCTAGatctattttttttgtatttggagAAGATGCTGGTCGCCATAGTAGGTTGTACCTGACATGGATCTTTCTTTCCTTCTTTGTATCCGGCACACAGCATGTCCTCCTTGATCAGCTTCATGTTGAGTTCATAGGGAAGGGTGGCCTGGTACATGGCTTCACAGTTCTTGTTGTCTATCAGAGCGAGCTGGACCTCCTGGAGAGTCTTTGGGTTGGAGAGctgcactgtgaggagaggacatCTTCATTGCAACCTGATAAACATCACATGATGATCTCCATAGAATCATGCCCCCACAATATTCCCACCCAACCTGTAGTagttatatttacatttttgcataCTAAATCTTCCTATGCTAACTACTCTACATAGTAACATGCCAGACGGTGTTCCTCTATGTTTCTTTCTATTAACCTTAATACATTTAGATGACCCTAAGTCTATATATCAGCCCCCTTTCATGTATACCTCCCAAGACTCTAATGATCTATGAATGTTCTTACCTCCATCCTTAACTTGACCCCAGCCCGTTGCCCAGCACAAGGTTCCAACCCGGAgagtcacagatacagatggcaGATAGACGGGGCGTATAGAAGGGGTAAATTTCACCAGTTTCTTCAGCTCCACCAATGCAATGTCTGCTCTGGATGCTTCTGTAAAGTTGGGGTGTATTACGATTTGTTTCACTCTTCTGACCACAACTCCAGGCTGCTTCAGGTGCGACAGCTGAAGAGCTCCAAGGTATATGGTGTAATCTGAGACATTCACTGGTCTGCAAGAGAAGAGACAAGAAAAGGTCAGAACACATCCTgatagtttattatttatttttttgcaccatgcttATAGTCCATCCTATTAGAAGTTGAGATAAAAACTTACGTGGAGAAGCAATGAGCGGCTGTCAGCACCCAGGAGTCGGTGATGAGTGATCCCCCACACTCGTGAACTCCTTTCTTCTGTATGCTGACCTGCCATGGCCATTTTCCAATTGCCGAATCGGCTCCTCCTACAATCCTTTCTGATATTATTAGCCTTCCAGAGACTGCGTCATGCAAAGAGAagtcattatacatatacattaaatTAACCAAATATCTTCTAAAAAAAGATTCAAAAGTGAGCCACCATTTTGCATTGGATGTAGGGTCAATCGGTGATGAGGGTCTTAC belongs to Dendropsophus ebraccatus isolate aDenEbr1 chromosome 9, aDenEbr1.pat, whole genome shotgun sequence and includes:
- the LOC138801886 gene encoding serine protease 27-like, translating into MWKLLVFLTIFSQHVSGRLIISERIVGGADSAIGKWPWQVSIQKKGVHECGGSLITDSWVLTAAHCFSTPVNVSDYTIYLGALQLSHLKQPGVVVRRVKQIVIHPNFTEASRADIALVELKKLVKFTPSIRPVYLPSVSVTLRVGTLCWATGWGQVKDGVQLSNPKTLQEVQLALIDNKNCEAMYQATLPYELNMKLIKEDMLCAGYKEGKKDPCQGDSGGPLVCSVNRVWIQIGIISWGWGCAKPSRPGVYTRVQSYLSWIQTYVPSLQNDNGLKSVLPVKKLNPILHLENSSLSDSPYDPNYMESGDLSGNSTRPKAQSLVRSGAHSNLWSMANSMLIILGLVLFL